In the Plodia interpunctella isolate USDA-ARS_2022_Savannah chromosome 6, ilPloInte3.2, whole genome shotgun sequence genome, one interval contains:
- the LOC128670681 gene encoding uncharacterized protein LOC128670681 isoform X3, producing MAQYYQIVGQGHSLTLEDLQRYCPNICLDGIIVNQDEQQYAQQPVNVVVQQADQPNDIIVSEGVQQQLVVGDGLQYQQQYIIRHEAPPPPPPPPRTDFQQQQQQQQQHQQQALHRHQVYYTSDLPVDAQVVLQQAQQIIDASLMQQTTPQRPQHQLVSPAHVLSQPTVIHPAQQPPPPPQPPPPPPPPPPQHAPQQTLQQQPQLQQQSQLQQQSQLQQQSQLQQQQPQLQQQQQMPRASPQLIHMQQQQLQHQLQQQQQQQLQHQLQQQHQQHIQPQQIQHQQVVMHAAYINQAGTPTRAAPPRLLNQALSSPGVTLVRTPVRTVRPRRPAARPPLQPAQSGSLQLSTRLLNSQHQQVSQAQLGAPGVVGNGRGGAGVGMTPGVAGAGRGVRPPRTASPRVLNPHAQHQVQQHRPPRPRTPLLQQQQQQQLQQQQQQPQQPQHQQHPLAQHVLNQQVHQQQLNQIKLSPHQHQILLNQQNNPHGPQTRIITQQGTIVTQTMQAQISQHAVVQGNQNNGPLPQQNQLTPIQQRASPHSQQVPQVKKVVVQPNNANDMDDLEESITAAIVSKNPVNEHLNQPQQFHTPPPQMRQTLPSSSVAQHQVNFSPQHGFITYEPHLQQHPQTIGQLLMDPDPEEERQFVTLTNGQRITMADFRRMQPPRTPNQQNRETGRQTLVRSKEQPRPVQRVPPMQTQQTPQHENAEAPSGTSEQASEPQSAKMLIFLQNGEQRLITFTLPKESCTLQEVLEQVNVPFSEDTNIQCMQNTSSEIDYFVSVGATARIEEMLENHPMLVGDLSSRSSPSVLSQPQSSEMSTPEKSQCPDNGSESPEQRSPPPKYVDGMLAVCKLCGYTGFDFSRCQRCKRVFTEEPKSVPASKKADQKKKEPEKCLVDKPISCGEGIKLNLLKTTMKTLNNKSTPLQDKKPPRVRKPRGKQPDPEPVILTLSSDEEDSNSSMLSNQHEMSVSMKEPSLSEIEGGTPDSGIGMDQMDDTSRDGMNSSLLQSIVTSLNCRTIRIGSYRYTPKEKVYISSKGIKIVAPSLKNESKDVALQIQLKEVVKILVHFGKGMPVIFLYTMNKCGAYIRKALDMNEDCGPYYNPMSKNDPFKRITLLPDVLNEDAKTTLKMLFGKVMDELNAREANDILVRTCSKESNNVTKMTTRSASASSASGIKSSSSPEIRQILIYPPGKGGIPINTEDYMCLAQDQFLNDVIIDFYLKHLVHEVLTHSQREKTHIFSTFFYKRLTTKPSKVNKSSNPHEWDSSLTPAQKRHARVKTWTKNVNIFEKDFIVVPINENCHWFVAIICFPSLDGCRSMIDNRTVTPQEIKKRERRSSMQIGSTTITPLTKQEQLTLSCDSDNLSERDEAEAEESDLDMQCDSDEEESEKPLEKKQEVQPTGKTEPIKQPCILIFDSLAGASRSRVVATLRDYLTCEYQAKISPSKIFNKDNIKGSCPKIPQQNNFTDCGLYLLQYVEQFFKDPVIDYSLPIKQLANWFDEIVVTRKREEISDLLKTLMHKYNPDSHLTLPDITFPTLNGKLIETEDQQEDGSDGEKANSSSSKLKTEGKESEGPPTLTFVKQISTGDILVKRNFADSSDTIHLRKTIRLSSDAENRSMVQIKQEFIKKGDNENQILIPIKFAQTSDLVKDIQNTLIVNKNNKTVNDKKHGVHNQNVSSLNCIRQNVSDGDSNSFLKARRIKLDDVMNESSKKFKKNEC from the exons ATGGCTCAGTACTACCAGATAGTTGGACAAGGCCATTCATTGACTTTAGAAGACCTGCAAAGATATTGTCCAAATATATGCTTAGATGGGATCATAGTGAATCAAGATGAGCAGCAGTATGCCCAACAACCTGTAAAT GTTGTGGTGCAACAAGCTGATCAGCCTAATGATATCATAGTTAGTGAGGGTGTCCAACAACAACTAGTTGTGGGTGATGGTTTGCAGTACCAGCAACAGTACATCATTCGCCATGAGGCACCTCCACCCCCACCCCCACCACCCCGCACTGACTtccaacaacaacaacaacagcaGCAGCAACACCAGCAACAGGCTTTACATAGACATCAA gtTTACTACACATCTGATTTACCTGTGGATGCTCAGGTTGTGTTGCAACAAGCTCAGCAAATCATTGATGCATCTTTGATGCAACAGACAACTCCACAACGCCCACAACAT CAGTTGGTGAGCCCGGCTCACGTGCTGTCGCAACCGACGGTGATCCACCCGGCGCAgcagccgccgccgccgccgcagcCCCCACCCCCGCCGCCACCCCCGCCACCGCAACATGCGCCTCAACAAACA CTGCAACAACAGCCGCAGCTGCAACAGCAGTCACAATTGCAACAGCAGTCACAACTGCAGCAGCAATCACAACTGCAACAACAACAGCCTCAATTGcagcaacaacaacaaatgCCGCGTGCGTCTCCTCAGCTCATACACATGCAACAACAACAGTTGCAACACCAGCTCCAGCAGCAGCAACAGCAACAACTCCAACACCAGTTGCAGCAACAACATCAGCAACATATACAGCCGCAGCAAATACAACATCAACAAGTTGTTATGCACGCAGCATATATCAATCAAGCT gGTACCCCCACCCGAGCGGCCCCGCCCCGGCTGCTGAACCAAGCGCTGTCTTCCCCGGGCGTGACGCTGGTCCGAACGCCCGTGCGCACGGTCCGGCCGCGGCGGCCCGCTGCCCGCCCACCGCTGCAGCCCGCGCAGTCTGGCTCGCTGCAGCTCTCCACTAGGCTACTCAACTCGCAGCACCAGCAG GTGTCCCAAGCCCAACTGGGTGCCCCAGGCGTGGTGGGCAACGGTCGCGGCGGGGCCGGCGTGGGAATGACGCCGGGCGTGGCGGGCGCAGGACGCGGCGTGCGGCCGCCGCGGACCGCGTCCCCCCGCGTACTGAACCCGCACGCCCAACATCAAGTGCAGCAACATCGTCCGCCGCGCCCCAGGACTCCACTGCTACAG CAACAACAGCAGCAACAACTTCAACAGCAGCAACAACAACCGCAGCAACCCCAACACCAGCAACACCCATTGGCTCAACATGTTTTGAACCAACAAGTCCACCAACAACAGCTCAATCAAATTAAACTTTCCCCTCATCAG CACCAAATTCTGCTGAACCAGCAGAATAACCCCCACGGACCACAAACACGAATCATCACTCAACAGGGCACTATCGTAACGCAAACTATGCAGGCACAGATCTCACAGCACGCCGTCGTTCAGGGAAACCAGAACAATGGACCTCTACCTCAGCAAAACCAACTAACTCCGATACag CAAAGAGCGTCGCCTCACTCCCAGCAAGTGCCGCAAGTGAAGAAGGTCGTCGTTCAACCAAACAACGCCAACGACATGGATGATCTCGAAGAGAGTATAACCGCTGCAATAGTTTCAAAGAACCCAGTTAACGAGCATTTAAACCAACCACAACAGTTCCATACACCCCCACCGCAGATGAGACAGACCCTTCCAAGTAGTTCAGTCGCTCAACACCAGGTTAACTTTAGTCCACAACATGGTTTCATTACCTACGAGCCGCATTTACAACAACATCCGCAGACCATCGGACAACTACTGATGGATCCCGACCCGGAGGAAGAGAGACAGTTTGTTACTTTGACAAATGGACAAAGAATCACCATGGCTGACTTCAGAAGAATGCAGCCTCCGCGTACTCCAAATCAACAGAATAG GGAAACTGGGAGACAGACATTAGTGAGGAGCAAAGAGCAACCAAGGCCTGTTCAACGAGTCCCACCTATGCAAACACAACAAACTCCACAGCATG AAAACGCAGAGGCACCAAGTGGGACATCAGAACAGGCATCGGAACCTCAATCagctaaaatgttaatattccTTCAGAATGGAGAACAAAGACTAATTACATTTACACTGCCTAAAGAAAGCTGTACACTTCAAGAAGTCCTTGAACAG GTCAATGTTCCATTTTCAGAAGACACAAATATACAATGTATGCAAAACACAAGTAGTgaaatagattattttgtaTCTGTTGGTGCTACAGCAAGAATTGAAGAAATGTTAGAAAATCACCct atgTTAGTTGGTGACTTAAGTAGCAGAAGTTCTCCATCTGTGCTATCTCAACCTCAAAGTAGTGAAATGTCTACACCCGAGAAATCACAGTGCCCAGATAATG GTTCGGAATCTCCAGAGCAGCGGTCGCCGCCTCCTAAATACGTTGACGGCATGTTAGCAGTTTGCAAGTTGTGCGGCTACACAGGGTTCGATTTTAGCCGTTGTCAAAG GTGTAAACGCGTATTCACTGAAGAACCGAAAAGTGTACCGGCAAGTAAAAAGGCTgatcaaaagaaaaaagagCCTGAAAAATGTTTAGTGGATAAACCAAT ttcatGTGGAGAGGgtattaaattgaatttattgaaaactacaatgaaaacattaaataataagtcaACG cCTCTACAAGACAAAAAGCCACCCAGAGTGAGAAAACCAAGAGGAAAACAGCCTGACCCTGAACCAGTTATTTTAACCCTAAGTTCTGACGAGGAGGATTCCAACAGTTCCATGCTTAGTAATCAG CATGAAATGTCTGTGAGCATGAAGGAGCCATCACTGAGTGAAATTGAAGGTGGTACTCCAGACAGCGGTATTGGCATGGACCAAATGGATG atACTAGTAGGGACGGAATGAATTCTAGCTTGTTACAATCTATAGTAACATCACTGAATTGTCGGACCATTAGGATTGGCTCTTACAGATATACACCCAAAGAGAAG GTTTACATATCATCAAAAGGCATAAAAATTGTTGCACCATCACTGAAGAATGAATCGAAAGATGTGGCACTACAGATTCAACTGAAAGAAGTTGTTAAAATACTGGTACATTTTGGGAAAGGGATgccagtaatttttttgtacacaATGAACAAGTGCGGAGCCTATATCAGGAAAGCTTTAGATATGAATGAAGATTGTG gTCCTTATTATAACCCAATGTCAAAAAATGACCCTTTTAAAAGGATAACACTGCTACCAGATGTATTAAATGAGGATGctaaaacaacattaaaaatgttatttggaAAAGTAATGGACGAATTAAATGCTCGAGAGGCTAATGACATTTTGGTTAGGACATGCTCAAAAGAGAGTAATAATGTCACAAAAATGACTACACGGTCTGCAAGTGCTTCCAGTGCTTCTGGAATTAAAAG ttccAGTTCACCAGAAATAAGGCAAATCTTAATATACCCACCTGGCAAAGGTGGTATACCAATAAACACTGAAGATTACATGTGCCTGGCACAAGATCAGTTTTTAAATGATGTCATAattgacttttatttaaaacatttagttCATGAAGTTCTCACACACAGTCAGAGAGAAAAGACTCATATATTTAGTACATTCTTTTATAAACGATTGACAACTAAACCCAGTAAAGTGAATAAAAGTTCTAATCCTCATGAGTGGGATAGCAGCTTAACCCCAGCTCAGAAACGTCATGCACGTGTTAAAACGTGGACAAAGAATGTAAACAtatttgaaaaagattttattgtagttCCTATCAATGAGAATTGTCACTGGTTTGTGGCAATCATATGTTTTCCGAGCCTAGATGGATGTAGAAGTATGATAGATAATCGTACAGTTACAccacaagaaataaaaaagagag AGCGCAGGTCATCTATGCAAATCGGCAGTACAACAATCACACCCCTAACAAAACAGGAACAACTTACATTAAGTTGTGACTCGGATAATCTAAGTGAACGAGATGAAGCAGAAGCTGAG gaAAGTGATTTAGATATGCAATGCGATTCAGATGAAGAAGAGAGTGAGAAACCTTTAGAAAAGAAACAAGAAGTTCAACCTACAGGAAAAACAGAGCCTATAAAACA GccttgtatattaatttttgactCATTGGCTGGGGCATCAAGATCCCGGGTTGTTGCAACATTACGTGACTATCTTACTTGCGAATACCAAGCAAAG atttcaccatcaaaaatttttaataaagacaatATTAAGGGAAGCTGTCCGAAAATACCTCAGCAAAATAACTTTACCGATTGTGgcttatatttattgcaatatgttgaacaattttttaag GATCCTGTTATAGATTATTCTTTACCTATAAAACAATTGGCAAATTGGTTTGATGAAATAGTTGTTACTAgaaagcgtgaagagatatCAGATTTACTCAAGACCCTAATGCATAAATATAATCCAGATTCGCATTTGACTCTTCCCGATATAACATTCCCTACACTAAATG gtaaattaatagaaacagAAGATCAACAAGAAGATGGGTCAGATGGTGAAAAGGCTAATTCTAGTTccagtaaattaaaaacagaagGAAAAGAGTCTGAAGGCCCCCCTACTTTAACATTTGTGAAGCAAATATCTACTGGAGATATACTGGTCAAAAGAAATTTTGCAGATTCCTCTGACACTATACACCTGCGGAAGACAATCAGACTTTCCAGTGATGCTGAAAATAGATCTATGGTGCAGATCAAGCAAGAATTTATTAAGAAAGGTGataatgaaaatcaaatattgataCCAATAAAATTCGCACAGACTAGTGATTTGGTTAAAGACATTCAAAATACGTTAATAGtgaataagaataataaaactgtaaatgatAAGAAACATGGTGTACACAATCAAAATGTATCTAGTTTGAATTGTATTCGACAGAATGTGAGTGACGGTGATAGTAATTCCTTTCTCAAAGCGAGAAGAATAAAACTTGACGATGTGATGAATGAATCAAGTAAAAAGTTCAAGAAGAATGAATGTTGA